The Deinococcus apachensis DSM 19763 genome includes the window GCACTGTCCCCATCCCCTGCCTGACCACCGCCCTTACGCTGGACGACATTTACGCGAGCATCCTCGACCGTTAGACGAGTTCCGCCCGTTCCTCCTGCTCCTTGCGGAACTGGAGTTCGTACAGATCGCGGTACAGGCCGCCTGACGCGATCAGCTCCGCGTGTGTGCCGTCCTCCACGACCTCCCCGGCATTCAGGACGAGGATGCGGTCGGCCCCCCGGATGGTGGAGAGGCGGTGCGCGATCACGAAGGTGGTGCGGCCCTGCATCAGCGTCTCCAGGGCAGCCTGCACCAGGGCCTCCGACTCATTGTCGAGCGCACTCGTCGCCTCGTCGAGGATCAGGATGCGGGGGTCCTTGAGGAGGGCCCGGGCGATGGCGACCCGCTGGCGCTGCCCGCCGCTGAGCTTCACCCCGCGCTCGCCGACGATGGTGGCGTATCCCTGCGGGAAGGCGGAGATGAAGGCGTGGGCATTGGCTGCGCGGGCGGCGGCCTCCACCTCCTCGAACGTGGCGTCCGGGCGCCCGTAGCGGATGTTCTCCTCGATAGAGCCGGAAAACAGCAGCGTCTCCTGCGGCACCAGGCCGACCTGGGCGCGCAGGTCCGCGAGCCCGTAGTCGCGCACGTCCTGCCCGTCCACCCGGAGCGATCCGCTCATCACGTCCCAGAAGCGGGGAATCAGGTTCACCAGCGTCGTTTTGCCCGCCCCGCTCGGCCCCACCAGGGCGACGACCTGACCAGCGGGTACATCGAAACTCACGTCCCGCAGGGTGGGTACGTCCCCGTACTGGAAGGAGACGTGGTCGAAGGTGACACGGCCCTCGGCGCGGGTCAGGCCGAGAGGCGTGGCAGGCTCGGGCAGATCACTCCGCTCGTCCAGCAGCTCGAAGATGCGGCCCGACGCGCCGAGCGCCTCCTGAAACTGATTGAAGATGCCGGTCAGCGCCGCCACCGTCCCACCGACCTGAAGCGCGTAGATCAGGAACGTGACGAGGTTGCCCGGCGTGAGGCTCCCCGCCATGACCTGCCGCCCGCCGTACCACAGCACCACCGCGAGCGACCCGAAGGTCAGGAAGCTCATGGTCCCCGCCATCACAGCCTGAAGGCGGTTGCGGCGCAGGGCGACCCCGAAGGCGCGGGTCATGCCCTGGCCGTAGCGCCCGCGTTCGAGGTTCTCGGCGGTAAAGCTC containing:
- a CDS encoding ABC transporter ATP-binding protein; this encodes MFSRPSRLPSVARDPNAPRVKRDPRQLRRLLAYARPYRGLFVLGLLATLISSGLNLVFPLLFGRLIDASFLRVGSTDTGPLDRTVLALLGIFALSALFGAGQSYLLSTVGSGVVADLRRALFSHLLSLSPQFFGEHKTGDLTSRLTSDVSTVQAVSSTALAQLFSQAVALTGSVVLLFVTSPRLSLLTLAVIPLVIGTAIVLGRRLRRVARELQDTIARANADAAEALGGVRVVQSFTAENLERGRYGQGMTRAFGVALRRNRLQAVMAGTMSFLTFGSLAVVLWYGGRQVMAGSLTPGNLVTFLIYALQVGGTVAALTGIFNQFQEALGASGRIFELLDERSDLPEPATPLGLTRAEGRVTFDHVSFQYGDVPTLRDVSFDVPAGQVVALVGPSGAGKTTLVNLIPRFWDVMSGSLRVDGQDVRDYGLADLRAQVGLVPQETLLFSGSIEENIRYGRPDATFEEVEAAARAANAHAFISAFPQGYATIVGERGVKLSGGQRQRVAIARALLKDPRILILDEATSALDNESEALVQAALETLMQGRTTFVIAHRLSTIRGADRILVLNAGEVVEDGTHAELIASGGLYRDLYELQFRKEQEERAELV